AAGGAAGGAGGACTTGCAAATGAAGGTACTTGCTAAATTATGCAGTGGGAGTGCAACAGATAGTTTCACTCTTATAAGCTTAAAAGAATAATTACAGTGCTGAAAATTGGTTCCCCTTGtgaattttaatataattttatagtGATTATGAGTATTAAATTCCTCTTCAAAAGTTGACTTTAGACCCTGTTTTTGAACTTGTTGCATACTTTCTACTATACATAAATGGGATTCAGATGACCACTTAGGGTTAAATAATGTTAATTATATTGACTTCAATCTAACCTTTGAAAAGGTTGAACTGGAATGCAGTGCTTGTATGTTCTTTCAATTACGTTGACCTGTTGTTTTATCCACAGTTTGACAAATTGCTGTTACTCAACTTCATGCTTGCGTTGACAAGGAGTCATGGTTGAATtagattttaatattaaaaagcaATGAACATTAGTAACTTTATCAATGTTGCCATATGAAGTTAAAATTCACGTGAGgattcaaaaataattttctctgttgCCATGTGAAACTGTATTCAGGTACAAACCTAGTATGTCTCTCACTGGAGAACAAAATTTGCAGTGAATAAAATAATCACTATGAGAGTTGCCTAAGCTTGTTGGAAAGAAATGCTTGGGGCTTTCCTATTTTTTACTTAGTGTACAACTAGTAATGAATTTTACTGTTTCAGTGCAAGCCAGTTTGACAAATGCTGATCCAAGTTACATGTGTATCCCAGTCTTTTTTATGGTTTCCTCCAAAATGGTATCAGTTATATGGCATATAATTTTGCCTCTCATTCTTAACAGATACTGCTTTCAGATATTTTACAGTGTGTACTTTAAATTACAATTCAATCGGATCTGCAGGTGCCGTATTTGCAAATCGTAAAACAGGAGTTTCTCTAGATTTTTTTAGTGAAAACTGTAAAGACCCACGACCTGGATTAAGCactattttttcctcattttgggCACGGCATCCAGTAATTGGAAGGGTCAGTGGTGCTCAGGACCACAGTGGCAGCTAGGATTTAAGCAAAATTTTTATGAATATTGTTACATTCTTCTACCTCCAGTATAAGGCCATGAGACATTCAGCCCCTTGTGGGGCATCAACTTTCATTTTATCCAGCCACTGCTCTACCAGTTTCTCTAAATTTCATGCTATCTCATATCCCAGAGAGCTTTATCAATTCATTTAGTCTTTTGAAATATGTTGCTTCTGACATTTTGCAAAAGGAGAGATCTattaatttttgcctttttaaacttgtctttttttttaattcagttacTTCCTGTAGCCTTAAGGGGTTGTTTCACACAGCACATCTTGGAAGAAaaggttttgtggttttttttgtttgtttgtttgttttgttttttccataaaaatatcTACATAAAGAGGCTACAGGTAGTGAAACCTATCTACCTTTTTTGGGTAGAAGATAGTTTTTTGAAGTAACTTTTCATTTTTGGTCAGTCTTGTGATTTTCCCCTCATATGATTCTATTTGATGTTGTTGATTGTTTTCCTTAGTGTTCTGTGCCCTTTACCCAGGAAAACTCACCAGTCTTCCTGTGAACTGTTCAGAACTATGCAGTATTTTCCCTTTAAACAAATGATCTGatatttagttttgcttttctttatgtCAACAATTATGTTaaatagtaggaaaaaaaattaaagcatacAAATAAATAGTTAAATCTAAAGAAGAAATAGTTTTGCTATTTATTCATTGGTCTCAGCTGAAAGGACCAAATGCACTTCTAATTCTGGGTTGCACCTGATACAGGCTTTGTCCAAAATGAGCCATGGACCAATTTTACTGGTCCTACTGATGTTGTATTTTAGACaagatatttgaaagaaaacttcTTCAAAAGTGTGTCCTTGTctattctgtttccttttctcatgTGTTTCAGGTGTTTCAGTTTGGATTATATAGACAAGGATATTTGGCTTATATTTCACCCCTTAGGTGAATTCATGCTTCCTTTGTGAGATCATTGTAGCCGAAGTGACTTGACTCTCCTGCTGTTGTGCCTCTTCCTAGGCTATGACTGCTAATGGGCTTTGTCCTTTGGCTGGGCAGAAGGTCTTGTTGCAGTAAAATCATGGGTTTATAGTTAGGTTGCTATTTGTAGACTTaatctcccctttccccctttaATGATGTGACTGGACCTTGCAAGTGTGTGATGGATAAACTGAGGATGTAATCTCCGGTGTTTAGGCAAGGGAGATATTTATAGCCCACATTTGCACCAAGTGTGTATCTGCACAAAGGACACTGCAGGAAACGAACTTCGGACCAAAGGTGTGGCTCTCAGAACCATAGTCCTCTGTGgataaattgcttttaaaaaagtgGCCTAAAGGAAGGCTTATCAAAGTGCTTGAGTCAAGTCTGAAACATGCAGCAGCTTAGTACCACATCATGTGTTCTTATCTCAGAGACTTCCTGGGTTTCCCTGGGGTTGCTGGCAGGGTGTGCCTTGCCAGAGTGCTGGAGGCACTGGGGCTGTTCCCTCCAGACTGTTCTTCCTCTCTGCTGGGCCACTggaatgtgtgtgcatgtgtggtGGCAGCAGTCTGGCTCTgtagacagagagagaaaagtgtACGCATTGCTGTTgatctaaaaaaatatttcagattctGGCTGGAAGACAAAGGAGTTACAAGTAGTGCAATAGTGCTGTTACAAATAGTTATGCTTTATTCTGAAAGTTATACCTAAGTAAGAGAAAACTATTTTGAGCTCTCCTTTTAAATCAGTCGATTAAAAAagtacaaaacaaaaagcagcagcagttaaGAGACTAAGATAGTTCTTGGTTTTCTcgaaaaaaatcattatttcctTTCCAACAATACTTCTGAAGCACAGATAAAGTGCCTTCCTGTCCCAGAGTTTCCTGAATCCATGGCAACCTGACTTTCAGCACTTCTTTCTTAGTTTCCTGAGCAAACTGTTGCAAatcctggggaaaaaatgtgagTGATGTAGTATGCAGCAATGCTGCCTTTATAAAGGTTTCACAGATGGGTGTAGTCAGTCATCTTGTAACTGCAGTGAActgcaaacagcaaaataacagaaataatgGACTTCAGATTTGGGGTATGgatttctttatatttattttgactGTAACTCAGCTTTATAAAGGTAAAATTCAAATTAGAAATGCCAGCGAAAGGAAACTTGTTTAGCATTGCCATATCTACTTGAATGCTTTTGAAACGTTTCCTAGTAAttcttaataataaaaaatagttattaaatagtatttttaatgtaatagaAGTTGTTATTTTGGCAGCCTAGTTGCTTTTATGATATAACcagttaaatattttctgtctagGTTGGCAgtacatttatttattgttcatttactttgagattttttttggGACTGTTTAGACGTAGTAAGTTAAACTGCTTGTTTGGCATGAAAGGAGAATATGTAAAATACTTGTCCTGAGAGCAGTGCTAATATTTTAAAGACTATCCACACAGATTTAATTacttaataataatatttatacatttaatatatttgatataatatttatatacttCTTTTTATCTCTACTAGCAAAGTCAGAGATGAGTAAGAAGGCCAAAGACAGGGATATGTGTGTTCTGCAAAGTTCTCCACCCTGCCCAGGAGCATTCCTGTATATacttaattgttttcttttgttgctgcTTCAGAAGGAAGCTTTTTGCTGTCCATCTGCTtgtcagctctgcacagggagaCAAGTTAGCTGTCGTAATGCAGGGCTTTCAAGCATCCCTTGGAACTTTCCAAAAACAACAGTTCTTGTGTACCTCAGTGGAAATAATATATCACATGTCACTCCAAATGAACTAAGAGGCCTTGAGAAGCTTGCTGCACTCTACATGGATAACTCCAGTATTTTGTACATACACCCTAAAGCTTTTGTGGAACTCCCCAAAATGTGCTACTTGCATCTAAATAACAATAATATTAAACGCCTGGATCCAGGAATCTTTGAAGGCCTTTCCAATCTTCATTGTTTATACCTTCAGAATAATCAAATAGCTTTTGTTCCCAGGGGATTATTTAGTGATCTTCTTTCTGTTAGATATTTAACACTTCAAAGAAATCGTCTCAGTGTCCTTGGAAGTGGGACTTTCTTGGGAATGAAAAGTCTCAAAACACTAAACCTAGCCAATAATAAGATTTCACAGATATCAGATTCAGCATTTTATCATCTTGAAAAACTTGCATATTTGTTTCTTGAAGGCAACAACTTAACGCTTGTGCCATCGGATGCTATTGGAAAGCTCAAAAATCTTGAGAGACTTTCTTTATCTCACAATCCTATTGGATCAATACAGCCTTTTGCATTTAATAAACTTAACAAGCTTAGGTATCTGGCTTTGAAAAATGTCAAACTAAAATGTATTGCTGTAAATGGATTTTTTGGATTAAACAACCTTAGCCAGTTAATCTTAAGTTATAATgatttagaaaatataaattccAGCACTTTTACTTTATTGAACAATTTAATGTATCTGCAGctagacagaaataaaataaccagTATTGGTGATGGTACCTTTGAAAAAATGGGACACTCACTTAAAATACTCAGTTTAGcatttaataatattacagAGTTAGAACCCGAAGTGCTCAAACCCTTAGTATCTTTAACACATCTACAGGTAAATTTTAATCCTTGGAACTGCAGTTGCAAAGTGCTTGGTTTGCTTAATTGGCTGGCATCCTCTCTTGTTTCTGTGAGAATTCATTGTCAGAATCCCCAGAGTATGCGTGGTAGACCTTTGCACTACATAAAGTGGACTCGGTTTTCAAACTGCATTAGTCCTACTGCCAGCCCAGAGACTGCCTGGAGTCTGGGGTCTGTCAGTGTCCATCACAGTGCTACCACGTTGCTGATGGCATGGCACAAAGGGAACAGGCACAACACATTTGAACAGTTTGTCAATATTGAACCTAAACATGCTGCTTTCTGGGAAGGAACTACGGCTACATCTGCTACCCCTGCGCCCTATGAAGGAAACACTGTTGAAATTCCGTCACCGGCAACTACAGTATTATCAACACTACCAGTGCAAATACCAACACAGATTACACCTATTAACAGAAGCGTAGAAGAAGATTTGTTTCCAACAGATGCTGCTCCCGTGTCATTAAAAACATCCCTGATGTGTGCACAACAGGTTGAAAAACTGAATCAAGCTTTTGACATTTTACTAGCCTTTTTCATTCTGGCTTGTGCTGTAATCCTGTTCTTAACCTGTAAAATTATTCAATTTAGGCAGAAACTAAAGGTGCTGGAAAACTCAGAGGAAAAGAGAATAGAATATTATGGCTTTTATCAGCCTGGCAGATATAACATAACTGACTCAGTGCAGTCTCTAACTCGGAAATCAGTGGGGCATTCAGAACTGGACCAAATTAGGCTGCTCAAGCGAACAGCCTCAGAAAGTCAGGCACAGGTAATACTGTTCGAACACTCATCATTGTAATTTATCTAAATTTTTTTGATATTAACATTACTGTGATATGAAAGGTCAAGAAATCAAGAACTCAATTTTCTAAAAGTACCTTCACTGATTAAGAGCAACTGTTTGATAGAATTGTGGGAAAGGGCGAAAGGGCACAAACTGCATCATCTTTTGCATCCTGAATGTTTTGAAGTTTATAATTTTATTACATGTAATTTAAATCTGACATGCATAAATTTATTATCCTCTGTCCTTGTTTGTAGGAATCTTTCACCTATAGCTCAAGTATACATGCAGTATAAAATACatgttaatttaatttaatttgcagTACTTAATGATACAAGTTCCTACAGAAATTGCATAGCTAACTTGAAGCTTTAAGCAAGCAAAACATCAGTTCTTAGCATGATCACAAAGCCAAGAAgtctttgggaaggagaaaaaaaagcagtgctttatgtatttatttgaaTGCAGTTTCTACTCCACTTCCTATTAATAAGCACAGTGGCCAAAAAAAAGGTGACCATATTTCCAGCTAGGATGTTCAGACTcttgaggaagagaaaaatttaaaactggACAAATTCTATTAATACCTCtaacattttaatatataaaattgtGTATTCAGTATGTATAATGAATACATTAAAGTGTCTTTTTTAATAATGTGTATCTGTATCATTTTATTAAACACCCCAAACTTGAGTTAAGGgaaactgaatttcttttgAAGTGAGACATTGACCAAGTTTATTATGTCTAAGGTATTAGAACTGAATAATTATTGTcaataaaagatattttgttATCTATGTGGTAATAGTTTGCGGGACTAGTTGATGAAGTAAGGGGTACAAATTGAAGAAATACACTACACTATAAATACATACTGCTAAATTAATTGCtaatttatttacatatttcgttta
This region of Pithys albifrons albifrons isolate INPA30051 chromosome Z, PitAlb_v1, whole genome shotgun sequence genomic DNA includes:
- the LRRC70 gene encoding leucine-rich repeat-containing protein 70, translating into MGVVSHLVTAVNCKQQNNRNNGLQIWAKSEMSKKAKDRDMCVLQSSPPCPGAFLYILNCFLLLLLQKEAFCCPSACQLCTGRQVSCRNAGLSSIPWNFPKTTVLVYLSGNNISHVTPNELRGLEKLAALYMDNSSILYIHPKAFVELPKMCYLHLNNNNIKRLDPGIFEGLSNLHCLYLQNNQIAFVPRGLFSDLLSVRYLTLQRNRLSVLGSGTFLGMKSLKTLNLANNKISQISDSAFYHLEKLAYLFLEGNNLTLVPSDAIGKLKNLERLSLSHNPIGSIQPFAFNKLNKLRYLALKNVKLKCIAVNGFFGLNNLSQLILSYNDLENINSSTFTLLNNLMYLQLDRNKITSIGDGTFEKMGHSLKILSLAFNNITELEPEVLKPLVSLTHLQVNFNPWNCSCKVLGLLNWLASSLVSVRIHCQNPQSMRGRPLHYIKWTRFSNCISPTASPETAWSLGSVSVHHSATTLLMAWHKGNRHNTFEQFVNIEPKHAAFWEGTTATSATPAPYEGNTVEIPSPATTVLSTLPVQIPTQITPINRSVEEDLFPTDAAPVSLKTSLMCAQQVEKLNQAFDILLAFFILACAVILFLTCKIIQFRQKLKVLENSEEKRIEYYGFYQPGRYNITDSVQSLTRKSVGHSELDQIRLLKRTASESQAQVILFEHSSL